A single genomic interval of Saccharothrix saharensis harbors:
- a CDS encoding cytochrome P450: MIWDDVFIGGTGRHLPPRTQATDAVPDTDTMRRLLALSDFTSFTRSDDLTEHAMAVRAAIGALRQSGLTGADIAMAAYAQMDHQDHMASSCHLQRVLGLGHALVYEVEATSNGGSAALQAAAAHLVADRSATATLVTATARFLPPRWERWQPTVGIFLADGAAAAVLTRDGGRARLVATANSSATQMEVLATPSIPDPLGHRNRTPIEVTGLAPYLTLMSEALVGAVEQAAKEANVAITDITRFVITGLGLAQLQVVVLEPLGIDLDRTTWPFLRELGHVGPCDQLLGVDHLLNDADLNPGDTIMVIGLGMGSRFTAALLEVTEPPRRGTTFVEQAVEIPAVERYTLDPAGGDIFGEAARLRERGHTTPVELPGGVGAWAVTGHDAVKAVLLDPNVSKDANRHWPAWRNGEIPPDWPLIMWVAMKNMFTAYGEDHARLRKLVAKAFTARRIDAMRPRVEAITAELVDRLAAVPRGAVVDLRAEFAFQLPIRVISGLFGLSERTGADLRRLVEAVFSLDADPDGVQGASAELYMLLKGLVAEKRANPGDDMTTDLITAREEDGSRLSEQELLDTLLLTISAGFETTVNLLDSAVHALATHPTQLDLVTTGASTWDDVVDETLRWQAPVPNLPLRYAVEDVEVDGVPIAKGEAILVSFGAAGRDPARHGANAEEFDVTRPSRRDHLAFGHGVHYCLGSPLARTEATVALRALFERFPNLRLAVPPAELEPLGSFFTNGHKTLPVVLEED; this comes from the coding sequence ATGATCTGGGATGACGTGTTCATCGGCGGCACCGGCCGACACCTGCCGCCGCGCACGCAGGCGACGGACGCCGTGCCCGACACCGACACCATGCGCCGGCTGCTCGCGCTGTCCGACTTCACCTCGTTCACCCGCAGCGACGACCTCACCGAGCACGCCATGGCGGTCCGGGCGGCGATCGGCGCGCTGAGGCAGTCCGGGCTGACCGGCGCGGACATCGCCATGGCCGCCTACGCCCAGATGGACCACCAGGACCACATGGCGTCCTCGTGCCACCTCCAGCGCGTCCTCGGCCTCGGCCACGCCCTGGTCTACGAGGTGGAGGCGACCAGCAACGGCGGCTCGGCCGCGCTCCAGGCCGCCGCCGCCCACCTCGTCGCCGACCGGTCCGCCACCGCCACCCTGGTCACCGCGACCGCCCGGTTCCTGCCGCCGCGCTGGGAGCGCTGGCAGCCCACCGTCGGCATCTTCCTCGCCGACGGCGCGGCGGCGGCCGTGCTCACCCGCGACGGCGGCCGGGCCCGCCTGGTCGCCACCGCCAACAGCTCCGCCACCCAGATGGAGGTGCTCGCCACCCCGTCCATCCCCGACCCGCTGGGCCACCGCAACCGCACGCCCATCGAGGTCACCGGCCTCGCGCCCTACCTCACGCTGATGAGCGAGGCGCTGGTCGGCGCGGTCGAGCAGGCCGCGAAGGAGGCCAACGTCGCGATCACGGACATCACCCGGTTCGTGATCACCGGCCTGGGCCTGGCGCAGCTGCAGGTGGTCGTGCTCGAACCGCTCGGCATCGACCTGGACCGCACCACCTGGCCGTTCCTGCGCGAGCTCGGCCACGTCGGGCCGTGCGACCAGCTGCTCGGCGTCGACCACCTGCTCAACGACGCCGACCTGAACCCCGGCGACACCATCATGGTCATCGGCCTGGGCATGGGCTCCCGCTTCACCGCCGCCCTGCTGGAGGTCACCGAACCGCCCCGGCGCGGCACGACGTTCGTGGAGCAGGCCGTCGAGATCCCGGCCGTCGAGCGGTACACCCTCGACCCGGCCGGCGGCGACATCTTCGGCGAGGCCGCCCGGCTGCGCGAACGCGGCCACACCACGCCCGTCGAGCTGCCCGGCGGCGTCGGCGCGTGGGCGGTCACCGGCCACGACGCCGTCAAGGCAGTGCTGCTCGACCCGAACGTCTCCAAGGACGCCAACCGGCACTGGCCCGCGTGGCGCAACGGCGAGATCCCCCCGGACTGGCCGTTGATCATGTGGGTGGCGATGAAGAACATGTTCACCGCCTACGGCGAGGACCACGCCCGGTTGCGCAAGCTGGTCGCCAAGGCGTTCACCGCCCGGCGCATCGACGCCATGCGCCCCCGGGTCGAGGCCATCACCGCCGAGCTGGTCGACCGGCTCGCCGCCGTGCCCCGCGGCGCGGTGGTCGACCTGCGCGCCGAGTTCGCGTTCCAGCTCCCGATCCGGGTGATCAGCGGCCTGTTCGGGCTGTCCGAGCGGACCGGTGCCGACCTGCGCCGCCTGGTCGAGGCCGTGTTCAGCCTCGACGCCGACCCCGACGGCGTGCAGGGCGCGTCCGCCGAGCTCTACATGCTGCTCAAGGGCCTGGTCGCGGAGAAGCGCGCCAACCCCGGCGACGACATGACCACCGACCTGATCACGGCCCGCGAGGAGGACGGCAGCAGGCTCAGCGAGCAGGAGCTGCTGGACACGCTGCTGCTGACCATCAGCGCGGGCTTCGAGACCACGGTCAACCTGCTCGACAGCGCCGTCCACGCGCTGGCCACGCACCCGACCCAGCTCGACCTCGTCACCACCGGCGCGAGCACGTGGGACGACGTGGTCGACGAGACGCTGCGCTGGCAGGCGCCCGTGCCGAACCTGCCGCTGCGGTACGCGGTGGAGGACGTCGAGGTGGACGGCGTGCCGATCGCCAAGGGCGAGGCGATCCTGGTGTCGTTCGGCGCGGCCGGCCGCGACCCGGCCCGGCACGGCGCGAACGCCGAGGAGTTCGACGTGACCCGGCCGTCCCGGCGCGACCACCTGGCGTTCGGCCACGGCGTGCACTACTGCCTGGGCTCGCCGCTGGCGCGGACCGAGGCCACGGTGGCGTTGCGCGCGCTGTTCGAGCGGTTCCCGAACCTTCGGCTCGCCGTGCCGCCGGCCGAACTGGAACCGTTGGGGTCGTTCTTCACCAACGGGCACAAGACGCTGCCCGTGGTGCTGGAGGAGGACTGA
- a CDS encoding carbamoyltransferase family protein, with protein MHDAAACLVADGELVAAVEEERFNRIKKTNRFPAGAIRACLDLAGVAPGDVDAIGYYFDRDLVDLGLGNFHVATPVQPVRWGVDLLQERLREHFDWEVPADRIMFTRHHLAHAWSSFARSGMADALVVVMDGRGENVSTTVHLAGSGEMRELKSYSVPQSLGLLYQEAIGHVGYGFGDEYKVMGLAPYGDPATYREQFRSLYALRPDGEYDMTPPIPDINPTVAPFYEVGFRARRAGEPVTQEHKDFAAGLQETLEVLAMHVITHWARRTGAKRLCFTGGVAHNSSLNGLLLRSGLFEEVFVHPSSHDAGAAEGAAIVAAARLGTPHTRVERLVSASLGPDLGTSDEVERTLRAWDGIVEVERPADVVGATAELLAGGAVVGWAHGRSEFGPRALGNRSILADARPAHNRDRINAMVKKREGFRPFAPAVTPEAATDYFDLTATEADHGFMSFVVHVLEDRRAELGAVTHVDGTARVQVVTPAANARFHELITRFGELTGTPVLLNTSFNNNAEPIVQSVHDVLTTYLTTEIDVLVVEDFLVRRRQPVTMALDDLVLKVRPMTRLRQDWRPGEEVSGEVYLDYSFGPSAKVSPTVFNLLAAADGESTVAALAGTLTDEVREELVSLWQQRFFALSPKP; from the coding sequence ATGCACGACGCCGCCGCATGCCTGGTGGCCGACGGGGAACTCGTCGCGGCGGTCGAGGAGGAGCGGTTCAACCGGATCAAGAAGACGAACCGGTTCCCGGCCGGCGCCATTCGCGCCTGCCTCGACCTGGCGGGCGTGGCGCCGGGTGACGTCGACGCCATCGGCTACTACTTCGACCGCGACCTGGTCGACCTCGGGTTGGGCAACTTCCACGTGGCCACGCCGGTGCAGCCGGTGCGCTGGGGCGTCGACCTGCTCCAGGAGCGGCTGCGCGAGCACTTCGACTGGGAGGTCCCCGCCGACCGGATCATGTTCACCCGGCACCACCTCGCGCACGCGTGGTCGTCGTTCGCGCGGTCGGGCATGGCGGACGCGCTGGTCGTCGTGATGGACGGTCGCGGCGAGAACGTGTCCACCACGGTCCACCTGGCCGGGTCGGGTGAAATGCGGGAGCTGAAGTCGTACTCGGTGCCGCAATCGCTCGGGCTGCTCTACCAGGAGGCGATCGGGCACGTCGGCTACGGTTTCGGCGACGAGTACAAAGTGATGGGGTTGGCGCCGTACGGCGACCCGGCGACCTATCGCGAGCAGTTCCGCAGCCTTTACGCGCTGCGACCCGACGGCGAGTACGACATGACGCCGCCGATCCCGGACATCAACCCGACCGTGGCACCGTTCTACGAGGTGGGGTTCCGGGCGCGGCGCGCGGGCGAGCCGGTGACGCAGGAGCACAAGGACTTCGCCGCGGGCCTCCAGGAGACGCTGGAGGTGCTGGCCATGCACGTGATCACGCACTGGGCGCGGCGGACCGGCGCGAAGCGGCTGTGCTTCACCGGCGGTGTCGCGCACAACAGCAGCCTCAACGGGCTGCTCCTGCGGTCGGGCCTGTTCGAGGAGGTCTTCGTGCACCCGTCGTCGCACGACGCGGGAGCGGCGGAGGGCGCGGCCATCGTGGCCGCGGCCCGCCTGGGCACGCCGCACACCCGGGTCGAGCGGCTGGTGAGCGCGAGCCTCGGGCCCGACCTCGGCACGTCCGACGAGGTGGAACGGACTCTGCGCGCCTGGGACGGGATCGTCGAGGTCGAACGGCCCGCCGACGTCGTGGGCGCGACGGCCGAGCTGCTCGCGGGCGGCGCGGTGGTCGGGTGGGCGCACGGGCGCTCGGAGTTCGGGCCGCGCGCGTTGGGCAACCGCAGCATCCTGGCCGACGCGCGTCCGGCGCACAACCGGGACCGGATCAACGCCATGGTGAAGAAGCGGGAGGGGTTCCGGCCGTTCGCGCCGGCCGTGACGCCGGAAGCAGCCACCGACTACTTCGACCTCACCGCCACCGAAGCCGACCACGGGTTCATGTCGTTCGTGGTGCACGTGCTGGAGGACCGGCGCGCCGAGCTGGGCGCGGTCACGCACGTGGACGGCACGGCCCGGGTGCAGGTGGTCACGCCCGCGGCCAACGCGCGGTTCCACGAGCTGATCACCCGGTTCGGTGAGCTGACCGGCACGCCGGTGCTGCTCAACACGTCGTTCAACAACAACGCCGAGCCGATCGTGCAGTCCGTGCACGACGTGCTCACCACCTACCTGACCACGGAGATCGACGTGCTGGTGGTGGAGGACTTCCTGGTGCGGCGGCGGCAGCCGGTGACGATGGCCCTGGACGACCTGGTGCTGAAGGTGCGCCCGATGACCCGGTTGCGGCAGGACTGGCGGCCGGGCGAGGAGGTGAGCGGCGAGGTGTACCTGGACTACTCGTTCGGCCCGTCGGCGAAGGTCTCCCCCACCGTGTTCAACCTGTTGGCGGCGGCGGACGGGGAGAGCACGGTCGCCGCGCTCGCCGGCACGCTGACCGACGAGGTGCGCGAGGAGCTGGTGTCGTTGTGGCAGCAGCGGTTCTTCGCGCTCTCCCCCAAGCCCTGA
- a CDS encoding macrolide family glycosyltransferase, whose amino-acid sequence MAHFAFVSAPAAGHVNPTLPLVEELVRRGHRVSYATGPATADGAAQAGATPVVLPSELPPDLDARGEFTADQLAVTLNHFLDDAEVSFPVLAAHFEADRPDAVCYDSVTFTGRMLANLLGVPEVALVPTFAENEKFSATQVYLPPSFDHQHPELVAAIGRMARFASGFTFLDDPNLMFGHVAPTSVVFVPRAFQLSAETFDERFHFVGPSLGSWQHAEQWSPSSEKPVLLVSLGTVFNSRPDFYRACAEAFGDGPWEVVMSIGDLDPAELGPLPANVTAHARVPQVAVLRHASVFLSHAGMNSVMESLYHGVPFVTVPQIPEQRAIAARAAELGLGVTLEDLTPDALRAAVSAADANRAAVEAMREVVRSAGGAPAAADAIEELVG is encoded by the coding sequence ATGGCGCACTTCGCCTTCGTCAGCGCGCCCGCCGCCGGGCACGTCAACCCGACCCTGCCGCTGGTCGAGGAGCTGGTCCGGCGCGGCCACCGGGTCAGCTACGCCACCGGGCCCGCCACCGCCGACGGCGCGGCACAGGCGGGCGCGACACCGGTCGTGCTGCCGTCCGAGCTGCCACCCGACCTCGACGCGCGGGGCGAGTTCACCGCCGACCAGCTCGCGGTGACCCTGAACCACTTCCTCGACGACGCCGAGGTGTCGTTCCCGGTGCTGGCCGCGCACTTCGAGGCCGACCGGCCGGACGCGGTGTGCTACGACTCGGTCACGTTCACCGGCCGCATGCTGGCCAACCTGCTCGGCGTGCCCGAGGTGGCGCTGGTGCCCACGTTCGCGGAGAACGAGAAGTTCTCGGCGACGCAGGTCTACCTGCCGCCGTCGTTCGACCACCAGCACCCCGAGCTGGTCGCGGCGATCGGGCGGATGGCGCGGTTCGCCTCCGGCTTCACGTTCCTGGACGACCCGAACCTGATGTTCGGCCACGTCGCGCCGACGAGCGTCGTGTTCGTGCCGCGCGCGTTCCAGCTGTCCGCCGAGACCTTCGACGAGCGGTTCCACTTCGTCGGGCCGTCGCTGGGCAGCTGGCAGCACGCCGAGCAGTGGTCGCCGTCGTCGGAGAAGCCGGTGCTGCTGGTGTCGCTGGGCACGGTGTTCAACTCCCGCCCCGACTTCTACCGGGCGTGCGCGGAGGCGTTCGGCGACGGTCCGTGGGAGGTGGTGATGTCGATCGGCGACCTCGACCCCGCCGAACTCGGCCCGCTGCCCGCGAACGTCACCGCGCACGCCCGCGTGCCGCAGGTGGCCGTGCTGCGGCACGCGTCGGTGTTCCTCAGCCACGCGGGCATGAACTCGGTGATGGAGTCGCTGTACCACGGCGTGCCGTTCGTGACGGTGCCGCAGATCCCCGAGCAGCGGGCCATCGCGGCGCGGGCCGCGGAGCTGGGACTGGGCGTGACGCTGGAGGACCTGACGCCGGACGCGCTGCGTGCGGCGGTGTCGGCGGCGGACGCCAACCGGGCGGCCGTCGAGGCGATGCGCGAGGTGGTCCGCTCCGCCGGCGGCGCGCCCGCGGCGGCGGACGCGATCGAGGAGCTGGTGGGCTGA